In Humulus lupulus chromosome 6, drHumLupu1.1, whole genome shotgun sequence, a single genomic region encodes these proteins:
- the LOC133785317 gene encoding uncharacterized protein LOC133785317 — translation MCLFVYVSYKSGSISRGFRGEFRQFKIVPGLCEGSPVMANQFSIFISRDGGHKNYSSVLAPDKHEGIGKVGDQGISSWDWNLNGQHSTYHALFPRAWTIYDGINILFFYFPRSSFPSNPFCKLCWLVF, via the exons ATGTGCTTGTTTGTTTATGTCTCATACAAAAGTGGCAGCATATCTAGAGGTTTTAGAGGTGAATTCAGGCAATTTAAAATTGTTCCTGGTTTATGTGAAGGTTCTCCAGTCATGGCCAATCAATTTTCT ATTTTCATATCAAGAGATGGAGGACATAAAAATTACTCATCAGTTTTGGCTCCAGATAAACATGAAGGAATAGG GAAAGTGGGTGATCAGGGTATATCTTCGTGGGACTGGAATCTTAATGGCCAGCATTCCACATATCATGCTCTATTCCCAAGGGCATGGACGATATATGATGGTATTAACatactttttttctattttccCAGAAGTTCATTTCCCTCGAATCCTTTTTGTAAATTATGTTGGCTTGTGTTTTAG